A segment of the Mycobacterium intracellulare ATCC 13950 genome:
ACCAGGACGACCGCGACTTCTATGCCCTGGACCGGTTGTGGAGCGACTGCCCGGTGGTGCCGGTGGACCTGGACGAGCGCGGCGGGGACTCCGAAGACTCGAGCGCGCAATGAAGATTCGTCGGCTGATCATGTTGCGGCACGGGCAAACCGAGTTCAACGCCGGCAGCCGGATGCAGGGCCAGCTCGATTCCGAACTCAGCGAACTCGGACGGGCGCAGGCCATCGCCGCCGCCGAGGTGCTGGGCAAGGTGCAGCCGTTGCTGATCGTGTCGTCGGACCTGCATCGCGCCTACGACACCGCGGTCAGGCTGGGGGAGGTGACCGGCTTGGCGATCCGGGTGGATCAGCGGCTGCGGGAGACGCATCTGGGTGACTGGCAGGGATTGACCCATACCGAGGTCGACGCGCAGGCCCCCGGCGCCCGATTGGCCTGGCGCGAAGACGCCACCTGGGCC
Coding sequences within it:
- the gpgP gene encoding glucosyl-3-phosphoglycerate phosphatase; the encoded protein is MKIRRLIMLRHGQTEFNAGSRMQGQLDSELSELGRAQAIAAAEVLGKVQPLLIVSSDLHRAYDTAVRLGEVTGLAIRVDQRLRETHLGDWQGLTHTEVDAQAPGARLAWREDATWAPHGGESRVDVAARSVPLVAELAAAEPEWGDPDGPDRPVVLVAHGGLIAALSAALLKLPVGNWPVLGGMGNASWVQLSGHSGDEDDEFESIRWRLDVWNASAQVSNDVL